From Alcaligenes faecalis, the proteins below share one genomic window:
- a CDS encoding universal stress protein, whose amino-acid sequence MYERILVCTDGSELSAHAVTHALNLAKTSGAKLLALRVIPRYRQSYLEGGPIIDQKLDSRIEASWVEHAQSELAAVKQAGKDIGVSVKGLVVKSELVADAIISTAEKQKADLIVMSSHGRKGYKRLLLGSETQHVLTYSEIPVLVIRKKAKKK is encoded by the coding sequence ATGTACGAGCGTATCCTGGTATGCACCGACGGCTCAGAACTGTCCGCCCACGCTGTCACCCATGCCCTGAACCTGGCCAAGACCAGCGGCGCCAAATTGCTGGCCCTGCGCGTCATTCCGCGCTATCGCCAAAGCTACCTGGAGGGCGGCCCCATTATTGATCAGAAGCTCGACAGCCGTATCGAAGCCTCCTGGGTAGAACACGCGCAATCCGAATTGGCTGCCGTCAAGCAAGCTGGGAAAGACATTGGCGTTTCGGTCAAGGGCCTGGTGGTGAAATCGGAACTGGTAGCCGATGCCATTATTTCTACCGCTGAAAAACAGAAAGCTGACCTGATCGTCATGTCCTCGCATGGCCGCAAGGGCTACAAGCGCCTGCTTTTGGGCAGCGAAACACAGCACGTCCTGACCTACTCGGAAATCCCCGTACTGGTAATCCGCAAGAAAGCCAAGAAAAAGTAA
- a CDS encoding isocitrate lyase/PEP mutase family protein: protein MTISTQEKRRRFRALHESGLLILPNPWDIGGAKRLERLGAQAIASSSAAFAWSNGLEDFEVGRDALLAHLRELAACTDLPLNADFENGFADEPEQVAENVRLAIDTGIAGLSIEDRHGDKLYELELAVARIQAAKQAILDSGEDVLLIGRSEGMLIDALNLEQTIARLQAFAQAGADVVYAPGVRELDDIAHLVQALAPTPVNVLLIHPGLNIPDLAAIGVRRLSTGSQLALATWNRFEEASLQLLEQGHLPPTQAHRRWS from the coding sequence ATGACTATCAGCACACAGGAAAAACGTCGCCGTTTTCGAGCCTTGCATGAAAGCGGCCTACTGATTTTGCCCAACCCTTGGGATATAGGCGGGGCCAAGCGCCTTGAACGGCTGGGTGCCCAGGCGATTGCCAGCAGCAGCGCTGCGTTTGCCTGGTCAAACGGGCTGGAAGATTTTGAGGTGGGCCGGGATGCGCTACTGGCGCATTTACGAGAACTGGCCGCCTGCACGGATTTGCCACTGAATGCCGACTTTGAAAACGGCTTTGCCGACGAGCCGGAACAGGTCGCCGAAAACGTCCGCCTGGCTATTGACACCGGCATTGCAGGCTTGTCCATTGAGGATCGCCATGGGGACAAGCTGTACGAACTGGAGCTGGCCGTGGCCCGCATACAGGCTGCCAAGCAAGCGATTCTCGACAGTGGCGAGGACGTGCTGTTAATAGGACGCAGCGAAGGCATGCTGATTGACGCACTGAACCTGGAACAAACCATCGCCCGGCTGCAAGCCTTTGCCCAGGCCGGTGCCGATGTGGTTTACGCCCCCGGCGTGCGTGAACTGGACGATATTGCCCACCTTGTCCAGGCTCTGGCACCTACGCCCGTCAATGTGCTGCTGATTCATCCGGGACTGAACATACCTGATTTGGCCGCCATTGGCGTGCGCCGTCTCAGCACAGGCTCACAACTGGCGCTGGCCACCTGGAACCGCTTTGAAGAGGCCAGCCTGCAGTTGCTGGAGCAAGGACATCTGCCCCCCACCCAAGCCCATCGCCGCTGGTCTTGA